In Caloenas nicobarica isolate bCalNic1 chromosome 27, bCalNic1.hap1, whole genome shotgun sequence, one DNA window encodes the following:
- the CACTIN gene encoding splicing factor Cactin isoform X2 produces the protein MGSGSRSPARPRRSRSQRRERDRDREGSGSREKRRSGGRRREPSSGSDSGDARQKWKKKKSKSSDQPSKSQKKHCSRSRDRSSSSEHERDKRRARSRERRRRRESSKSSVSSLSSPSPPRSRGREEPGQQLSLQERLRLKEEKKKQAALMKALETPEEKRARRLAKKEAKERKKREKMGWGEEYMGYTNTDNPFGDNNLLGTFIWSKALEKKGISHLDEKDLKERNKRIQEDNRLELQKVKQLRLEREREKAMREQELEMLQREKEAEHFKTWEEQEDNFHLQQAKLRSKIRIRDGRAKPIDLLAKYISAEDDDLAVEMHEPYTFLNGLTVSDMEDLVEDIQVYMELEQGKNVDFWRDMTIITEDEIAKLRKLEASGKGGPGERRDGVNASVSSDVQSVFKGKTYNQLQVLYQGIESKIRAGGPNLDVGYWESLLQQLKAYMARARLRERHQDVLRQKLYKLKQEQGVESEPLFPIIKREPASPNDRLDPEESLVVQPGPSSEPEAEQDAEAKAEAEGEAVLMEEDLIQQSLDDYDAGKYSPRLLGPNELPFDAHVLEAEEDTHRLLLLRQQLQVTGDATESTDDIFFRKAKEGMGADEAQFSVEMPLTGKAYLWADKYRPRKPRFFNRVHTGFEWNKYNQTHYDFDNPPPKIVQGYKFNIFYPDLIDKRSTPEYFLEACQDNKDFAILRFHAGPPYEDIAFKIVNREWEYSHRHGFRCQFANGIFQLWFHFKRYRYRR, from the exons ATGGGCTCGGGGTcgcgcagcccggcccggccgcgccggTCGCGGTCGCAGCGGAGGGagcgggaccgggaccgggagGGCTCCGGGAGCCGGGAGAAGCGCCGGAGCGGGGGCCGCCGGCGGGAGCCGAGCTCGGG ctctgACTCTGGCGATGCgagacagaaatggaagaaaaagaaaagcaaaagcagcgATCAGCCTTCTAAAAGCCAGAAGAAACACTGCTCACGGTCCCGGGATCGTTCCTCAAGCTCAGAGCATGAGCGAGACAAGAGGAGAGCCCGGAGCAGAGAGCGgcggaggaggagagagagctCCAAATCTTCTGTGTCCTCCCTCagctccccctccccgccgcgctcccggggcagggaggagccggggcagcaGCTGAGCCTCCAGGAGCGCTTGAggctgaaggaagagaagaagaagcagGCTGCACTTATGAAAGCCTTGGAGACACCTGAGGAAAAACGGGCTCGCCGGCTGGCCAAGAAGGAGGCCAAGGAGAGGAAGAAGCGGGAGAAgatggggtggggagaggagtaCATGGGTTACACCAACACTGACAACCCCTTTGGGGACAACAACCTGCTGGGCACCTTCATCTGGAGCAAG GCGCTGGAAAAGAAGGGGATCAGCCACCTGGATGAGAAGGACCTGAAGGAAAGGAACAAGCGAATCCAGGAGGACAATCgcctggagctgcagaag GTGAAGCAGCTGCGCCTGGAGCGGGAGCGGGAGAAGGCAATGcgtgagcaggagctggagatgctgcagcGGGAGAAAGAGGCAGAGCACTTCAAAAcctgggaagagcaggaggacAACTTCCACCTGCAGCAGGCCAAGCTGCG GTCTAAGATCCGGATTCGGGATGGGAGGGCAAAACCCATTGACCTTCTGGCCAAGTACATCAGCGCAGAGGACGATGACCTGGCCGTGGAGATGCACGAGCCCTACACATTCCTGAATGGCCTCACCGTGTCAGACATGGAGGATCTGGTGGAGGACATCCAG GTTTACATGGAGCTGGAGCAAGGGAAGAACGTGGACTTCTGGAGGGACATGACCATCATCACGGAGGATGAGATAGCCAAGCTGCGCAAGCTGGAGGCCTCTGGGAAAGGAGGGCCGG GCGAGCGTCGGGATGGCGTCAATGCCTCTGTCAGCTCAGACGTGCAGTCCGTGTTCAAGGGGAAGACGTACaaccagctgcaagtgctgtaCCAGGGCATTGAGAGCAAGATCCGGGCAGGAGGACCCAACCTTGACGTTGGGTACTGGGAgagcctgctgcagcagctgaaggctTACATGGCTCGAGCCAG GCTGCGGGAGCGGCACCAGGATGTGCTGCGCCAGAAGCTGTACAAGTTGAAGCAGGAGCAGGGTGTGGAGAGCGAACCGCTCTTCCCCATCATCAAGCGAGAGCCCGCCTCCCCCAACGACAG GCTGGATCCAGAGGAGAGCCTGGTGGTACAGCCAGGGCCGTCCTCTGAGCCTGAGGCTGAGCAGGATGCAGAGGCCAAAGCAGAGGCTGAGGGGGAAGCTGTGCTGATGGAGGAAGACCTGATCCAGCAGAGCCTGGACGACTACGACGCGGGGAAGTACAGCCCGCGGCTGCTGGGCCCCAATGAGCTGCCCTTCGACGCCCATGTGCTGGAGGCTGAGGAGGACACTCATCGGCTGCTGCTTCTGCGACAGCAGCTCCAGGTCACAG GTGATGCCACGGAGAGCACTGATGACATCTTCTTCCGGAAGGCCAAGGAGGGCATGGGTGCAGACGAGGCACAGTTCAGCGTGGAGATGCCCCTTACGGGCAAGGCCTATCTCTGGGCTGACAAGTACCGGCCCCGCAAGCCCCGCTTCTTCAACCGGGTGCACACAGGCTTCGAGTGGAACAAGTACAACCAGACCCACTATGACTTTGACAACCCTCCCCCCAAGATCGTGCAGGGTTACAAGTTCAACATCTTCTACCCCGACCTCATTGACAAGCGCTCAACGCCCGAGTACTTCCTGGAGGCCTGCCAGGACAACAAGGACTTCGCCATCCTCCGCTTCCACGCTGGGCCACCCTACGAGGACATCGCCTTCAAGATTGTCAACCGGGAGTGGGAGTATTCCCACCGCCATGGCTTCCGCTGCCAGTTTGCCAACGGGATCTTCCAGCTTTGGTTCCACTTCAAGCGTTACCGTTACCGCAGATGA
- the CACTIN gene encoding splicing factor Cactin isoform X1, with translation MGSGSRSPARPRRSRSQRRERDRDREGSGSREKRRSGGRRREPSSGSDSGDARQKWKKKKSKSSDQPSKSQKKHCSRSRDRSSSSEHERDKRRARSRERRRRRESSKSSVSSLSSPSPPRSRGREEPGQQLSLQERLRLKEEKKKQAALMKALETPEEKRARRLAKKEAKERKKREKMGWGEEYMGYTNTDNPFGDNNLLGTFIWSKALEKKGISHLDEKDLKERNKRIQEDNRLELQKVKQLRLEREREKAMREQELEMLQREKEAEHFKTWEEQEDNFHLQQAKLRSKIRIRDGRAKPIDLLAKYISAEDDDLAVEMHEPYTFLNGLTVSDMEDLVEDIQVYMELEQGKNVDFWRDMTIITEDEIAKLRKLEASGKGGPGERRDGVNASVSSDVQSVFKGKTYNQLQVLYQGIESKIRAGGPNLDVGYWESLLQQLKAYMARARLRERHQDVLRQKLYKLKQEQGVESEPLFPIIKREPASPNDSSLFSLPCRLDPEESLVVQPGPSSEPEAEQDAEAKAEAEGEAVLMEEDLIQQSLDDYDAGKYSPRLLGPNELPFDAHVLEAEEDTHRLLLLRQQLQVTGDATESTDDIFFRKAKEGMGADEAQFSVEMPLTGKAYLWADKYRPRKPRFFNRVHTGFEWNKYNQTHYDFDNPPPKIVQGYKFNIFYPDLIDKRSTPEYFLEACQDNKDFAILRFHAGPPYEDIAFKIVNREWEYSHRHGFRCQFANGIFQLWFHFKRYRYRR, from the exons ATGGGCTCGGGGTcgcgcagcccggcccggccgcgccggTCGCGGTCGCAGCGGAGGGagcgggaccgggaccgggagGGCTCCGGGAGCCGGGAGAAGCGCCGGAGCGGGGGCCGCCGGCGGGAGCCGAGCTCGGG ctctgACTCTGGCGATGCgagacagaaatggaagaaaaagaaaagcaaaagcagcgATCAGCCTTCTAAAAGCCAGAAGAAACACTGCTCACGGTCCCGGGATCGTTCCTCAAGCTCAGAGCATGAGCGAGACAAGAGGAGAGCCCGGAGCAGAGAGCGgcggaggaggagagagagctCCAAATCTTCTGTGTCCTCCCTCagctccccctccccgccgcgctcccggggcagggaggagccggggcagcaGCTGAGCCTCCAGGAGCGCTTGAggctgaaggaagagaagaagaagcagGCTGCACTTATGAAAGCCTTGGAGACACCTGAGGAAAAACGGGCTCGCCGGCTGGCCAAGAAGGAGGCCAAGGAGAGGAAGAAGCGGGAGAAgatggggtggggagaggagtaCATGGGTTACACCAACACTGACAACCCCTTTGGGGACAACAACCTGCTGGGCACCTTCATCTGGAGCAAG GCGCTGGAAAAGAAGGGGATCAGCCACCTGGATGAGAAGGACCTGAAGGAAAGGAACAAGCGAATCCAGGAGGACAATCgcctggagctgcagaag GTGAAGCAGCTGCGCCTGGAGCGGGAGCGGGAGAAGGCAATGcgtgagcaggagctggagatgctgcagcGGGAGAAAGAGGCAGAGCACTTCAAAAcctgggaagagcaggaggacAACTTCCACCTGCAGCAGGCCAAGCTGCG GTCTAAGATCCGGATTCGGGATGGGAGGGCAAAACCCATTGACCTTCTGGCCAAGTACATCAGCGCAGAGGACGATGACCTGGCCGTGGAGATGCACGAGCCCTACACATTCCTGAATGGCCTCACCGTGTCAGACATGGAGGATCTGGTGGAGGACATCCAG GTTTACATGGAGCTGGAGCAAGGGAAGAACGTGGACTTCTGGAGGGACATGACCATCATCACGGAGGATGAGATAGCCAAGCTGCGCAAGCTGGAGGCCTCTGGGAAAGGAGGGCCGG GCGAGCGTCGGGATGGCGTCAATGCCTCTGTCAGCTCAGACGTGCAGTCCGTGTTCAAGGGGAAGACGTACaaccagctgcaagtgctgtaCCAGGGCATTGAGAGCAAGATCCGGGCAGGAGGACCCAACCTTGACGTTGGGTACTGGGAgagcctgctgcagcagctgaaggctTACATGGCTCGAGCCAG GCTGCGGGAGCGGCACCAGGATGTGCTGCGCCAGAAGCTGTACAAGTTGAAGCAGGAGCAGGGTGTGGAGAGCGAACCGCTCTTCCCCATCATCAAGCGAGAGCCCGCCTCCCCCAACGACAG ttctctcttctctcttccttgcaGGCTGGATCCAGAGGAGAGCCTGGTGGTACAGCCAGGGCCGTCCTCTGAGCCTGAGGCTGAGCAGGATGCAGAGGCCAAAGCAGAGGCTGAGGGGGAAGCTGTGCTGATGGAGGAAGACCTGATCCAGCAGAGCCTGGACGACTACGACGCGGGGAAGTACAGCCCGCGGCTGCTGGGCCCCAATGAGCTGCCCTTCGACGCCCATGTGCTGGAGGCTGAGGAGGACACTCATCGGCTGCTGCTTCTGCGACAGCAGCTCCAGGTCACAG GTGATGCCACGGAGAGCACTGATGACATCTTCTTCCGGAAGGCCAAGGAGGGCATGGGTGCAGACGAGGCACAGTTCAGCGTGGAGATGCCCCTTACGGGCAAGGCCTATCTCTGGGCTGACAAGTACCGGCCCCGCAAGCCCCGCTTCTTCAACCGGGTGCACACAGGCTTCGAGTGGAACAAGTACAACCAGACCCACTATGACTTTGACAACCCTCCCCCCAAGATCGTGCAGGGTTACAAGTTCAACATCTTCTACCCCGACCTCATTGACAAGCGCTCAACGCCCGAGTACTTCCTGGAGGCCTGCCAGGACAACAAGGACTTCGCCATCCTCCGCTTCCACGCTGGGCCACCCTACGAGGACATCGCCTTCAAGATTGTCAACCGGGAGTGGGAGTATTCCCACCGCCATGGCTTCCGCTGCCAGTTTGCCAACGGGATCTTCCAGCTTTGGTTCCACTTCAAGCGTTACCGTTACCGCAGATGA